A single region of the Thioalkalivibrio nitratireducens DSM 14787 genome encodes:
- a CDS encoding LysR family transcriptional regulator has product MDLNESAVFVKVVQMKSFSAAARQLGLPTSTVSTRVARLERRLGVTLLQRTTRRLSLTELGEIYFHHAAAGLGHMLEAEAAVTASIGEPTGRLRVTAPTDLGDTILVGLLERLRRSYPRIDVDLSLTESYLDLVAEGVDVAIRAGELRDSTLIAKRVGIACWALFSSPDYLDAAPPLASPRGLRRHRCLQFTSFGKSQWTLSNRKDSVTVPMDGNLIVNDLGVIRLLTQRGQGIGILPTYICREDIEAGRLVRVLPNWEARADPVHLVYPRQRFVPPKLRAFMDVAASELSGLLNG; this is encoded by the coding sequence ATGGATCTCAACGAGAGCGCGGTGTTCGTGAAGGTGGTGCAAATGAAGAGCTTCAGCGCTGCCGCCCGGCAACTCGGCCTGCCGACGTCCACGGTGAGCACACGGGTTGCCCGCCTGGAGCGGCGGCTCGGCGTGACCTTGCTGCAACGCACCACCCGCCGGCTCAGTCTCACCGAACTCGGCGAGATCTATTTCCATCACGCAGCCGCCGGACTCGGACACATGCTCGAAGCGGAGGCCGCTGTGACGGCATCCATCGGCGAGCCAACCGGTCGGCTACGGGTAACGGCACCCACAGACCTTGGCGATACCATCCTGGTCGGCTTGCTCGAACGGCTGCGCAGATCCTACCCGCGTATCGACGTCGATCTGTCCCTCACGGAAAGCTACCTGGACCTGGTGGCCGAGGGCGTCGATGTCGCCATCCGGGCCGGCGAGCTACGCGACTCGACCCTGATCGCGAAACGGGTCGGTATCGCGTGTTGGGCACTGTTTTCGAGCCCGGACTATCTCGATGCCGCACCGCCGCTGGCATCACCACGGGGCCTTCGCCGGCACCGTTGCCTCCAGTTCACGTCATTTGGTAAATCGCAATGGACACTATCGAATCGCAAGGACAGTGTGACTGTACCGATGGATGGCAACCTGATCGTCAATGACCTGGGCGTGATTCGCCTGTTGACCCAGCGCGGGCAGGGAATCGGGATACTGCCCACCTACATTTGCCGCGAAGACATCGAAGCGGGAAGGCTGGTGAGGGTGCTCCCCAACTGGGAGGCCCGAGCGGATCCCGTCCATCTGGTCTATCCGCGCCAGCGTTTCGTGCCGCCCAAGCTACGGGCATTCATGGATGTTGCGGCCTCGGAACTGAGCGGGCTGCTCAACGGCTGA
- a CDS encoding DUF6790 family protein codes for MTSHGSFIAAFHILFLLIPPVSAALWWHHRRNIGVRYRPILLKHLVFVGVGVQGFMAGLKQIFTGESIAAYLDWAYSPFVAELGLMNLSFGILGLIAPFASRGFLIATSLGYGIFLIGAATGHLYDVINTGNLALGNIGPTLWSDILIPLVLLWLILATRENAKAA; via the coding sequence ATGACCTCCCACGGTTCGTTCATCGCCGCGTTCCACATCCTTTTCCTGCTGATTCCGCCCGTGAGCGCCGCGCTCTGGTGGCACCATCGTCGGAACATCGGGGTGCGGTATCGGCCGATCCTCCTGAAGCATCTCGTGTTCGTCGGCGTGGGCGTGCAGGGGTTCATGGCGGGGCTGAAGCAGATCTTTACCGGCGAAAGCATCGCGGCCTATCTCGACTGGGCCTACAGCCCCTTTGTCGCCGAGCTCGGCCTGATGAATCTGTCCTTCGGGATTCTCGGCCTGATCGCGCCCTTCGCCTCGCGCGGCTTTCTGATCGCGACCTCGCTTGGCTACGGTATCTTCCTCATCGGCGCGGCGACCGGGCATCTTTACGACGTGATCAACACGGGCAATCTGGCGCTCGGCAATATCGGGCCGACCCTGTGGTCCGACATACTGATCCCGCTCGTCCTGCTCTGGTTGATTCTTGCTACGCGCGAGAACGCAAAGGCCGCGTGA
- a CDS encoding TMEM175 family protein, translating to MFGWLRGSGQGAAQERFSPAPHRLEALSDGVFAIVLTLLALELRLPDAAHDARFTDVIAGNAALIGSYAVSFFIVGLLWKLHHMVLERIGRGVAGIHVLNLAFLATVTLTPWSLGNLTSFPGDAVAVATFSGLLLAAWLILIAILTSALAGQGHDEAQRLRIRQLRVSLTSGPLVAAASIAIAPFSTDAALYVWLALIPLSALRRRFAR from the coding sequence ATGTTCGGCTGGTTACGCGGATCGGGGCAGGGGGCAGCGCAGGAGCGGTTTTCGCCGGCGCCGCACAGGCTGGAGGCATTGTCGGATGGCGTCTTCGCCATCGTTCTGACGCTGCTCGCCCTCGAACTGCGACTGCCGGACGCCGCGCATGATGCGCGTTTCACCGACGTCATTGCCGGCAATGCGGCCTTGATCGGCAGCTATGCCGTCTCGTTCTTCATCGTCGGCTTGTTGTGGAAGCTGCACCATATGGTGCTGGAGCGGATCGGGCGCGGCGTCGCCGGCATTCACGTCCTCAACCTCGCCTTTCTCGCGACCGTGACGCTGACGCCGTGGTCGCTCGGCAACCTCACCAGCTTCCCCGGCGATGCCGTCGCGGTCGCGACCTTTTCCGGGCTACTGCTCGCGGCCTGGCTGATCTTGATCGCGATCCTAACCTCGGCGCTGGCGGGGCAGGGGCACGACGAGGCGCAGCGGTTGCGCATCCGGCAATTGCGCGTCAGCCTGACCAGCGGTCCGCTTGTCGCCGCTGCCTCGATCGCGATCGCGCCGTTTTCCACCGATGCCGCACTTTATGTCTGGCTCGCGCTGATACCGCTGTCGGCATTGAGGCGCCGTTTCGCGCGATAG
- a CDS encoding Uma2 family endonuclease, with amino-acid sequence MNQPAIQDATYEDLLQVPDHLVAEIIHGQLVTHPRPAPRHAHARSSLGDELVSPFDKGRGGPGGWWILDEPELHLGAGVLLPDLAGWCRERLPRLPETAWFELAPDWVCEVRSASTARVDRMEKLPIYAAAGVRHAWLIDPDLRTLEAFENHDGRWLLWAAQENDNPVQLPPFDAISFPLDALWAD; translated from the coding sequence ATGAACCAGCCCGCAATCCAGGACGCGACCTACGAGGATCTGCTTCAGGTGCCCGACCACCTCGTCGCGGAGATCATCCACGGGCAACTGGTCACCCATCCGCGTCCGGCGCCACGCCATGCCCACGCCCGTTCGTCGCTGGGAGACGAGCTGGTGAGCCCGTTCGACAAGGGCCGTGGCGGACCCGGCGGCTGGTGGATTCTCGACGAGCCCGAGCTCCATCTCGGCGCGGGTGTTCTGCTCCCCGACCTGGCGGGCTGGTGCCGGGAACGTTTGCCGCGTCTGCCGGAGACGGCCTGGTTCGAGTTGGCGCCCGACTGGGTCTGCGAGGTGCGCTCAGCGTCGACCGCGCGGGTCGACCGGATGGAGAAGTTGCCGATCTATGCCGCGGCCGGGGTGCGTCATGCCTGGCTGATCGATCCCGATTTGCGGACGCTGGAAGCTTTCGAGAACCATGACGGCCGCTGGCTGCTGTGGGCCGCACAGGAAAACGACAACCCGGTCCAACTGCCGCCGTTCGACGCGATCTCGTTTCCGCTGGACGCCCTGTGGGCCGACTGA
- a CDS encoding outer membrane lipoprotein-sorting protein: protein MIRSIRARFAAIILLAILGCGPLWAVDADALLAEVDQRMQPGALEMYRKIINVEPDGRSREFVLYTVRSGADSMAAVFLDPASERGRSTLRLGDNMWLYIPDVGRPIRITSLQSVVGGVFSNTDILRLDFSVEYTATLLEDDGEQYVLDLQARGPDVAYDRLKMWVDQQTRTPAKIEAYAATGLLIKTLEYSRITDFGDGIVRPAMLETTSPLQRGYRSVMLFSGIARRDFPDEVFSLSYLPRIGDLRR, encoded by the coding sequence GATCGATCCGAGCCCGCTTTGCCGCCATTATCCTGCTCGCGATCCTCGGCTGCGGACCGCTCTGGGCCGTGGACGCGGATGCACTGCTCGCGGAGGTCGACCAGCGCATGCAGCCGGGTGCGCTGGAGATGTATCGGAAGATCATCAACGTTGAACCCGACGGTCGCTCGCGGGAGTTCGTGCTGTACACGGTACGCAGCGGTGCCGACAGCATGGCGGCGGTGTTCCTGGATCCCGCGAGCGAGCGCGGCCGGTCGACACTGCGCCTCGGGGACAACATGTGGCTTTACATTCCCGATGTCGGCAGGCCGATCCGGATCACCAGCCTGCAGTCGGTCGTCGGTGGCGTGTTCAGCAACACCGATATTCTGCGCCTGGATTTCAGCGTCGAGTACACCGCAACCCTGCTTGAAGACGACGGGGAGCAGTACGTGCTCGATCTCCAGGCCCGCGGACCCGATGTCGCCTACGATCGTCTGAAGATGTGGGTGGACCAGCAGACCCGTACTCCGGCGAAGATCGAGGCCTACGCGGCCACCGGCCTGCTGATCAAGACGCTGGAGTACAGCCGGATCACCGATTTCGGTGACGGCATCGTGCGGCCCGCGATGCTCGAAACGACCAGCCCGCTTCAGCGGGGCTATCGCTCGGTGATGCTGTTTTCCGGGATCGCCCGGCGCGATTTTCCGGATGAAGTGTTCTCGCTGAGCTACCTGCCCAGGATCGGGGATCTGCGGCGTTGA